Proteins encoded together in one Nostoc sp. PCC 7524 window:
- a CDS encoding PadR family transcriptional regulator: MKLEDIYQFFENPPPIYLCQELAICYILDVLLQGESYGTELIQQLETEYPTYRLSDTVLYSAIKFLEDHSAVTGYWKKLEGRGRPRRMYQISPEWQGQAQDLARLWQNYINRRTN; this comes from the coding sequence ATGAAACTTGAGGATATATATCAATTCTTTGAGAATCCTCCGCCAATTTATCTCTGCCAGGAACTAGCAATTTGTTACATTCTTGATGTTTTGCTACAAGGTGAATCCTACGGCACTGAGTTGATTCAGCAACTAGAAACTGAATATCCCACCTATCGCCTTTCAGATACTGTACTTTACAGTGCCATCAAATTTCTCGAAGACCATAGTGCTGTCACTGGGTATTGGAAGAAACTCGAAGGGCGAGGCCGTCCTCGGCGGATGTACCAGATTTCTCCAGAATGGCAAGGTCAAGCCCAGGATTTAGCACGGCTTTGGCAAAACTACATAAATCGGAGGACAAATTAA
- a CDS encoding cofactor assembly of complex C subunit B, which produces MDTAILPSTLLLTLLLSVGLFFFIRASTKDRTQTAQLISEQDEAVFMPKLQDYFQSRSYRVVGIDKAHNQVTFEGFVKPSIFLAVFLTLLAAVGLVCLSLVLSFLFPQYSNLSLGLLLLSPLSGLFYWQKAGRLEKVFLKLEPNLSQKQPSSKITVTAHRDEIIELQNALQLKGE; this is translated from the coding sequence ATGGATACCGCTATTTTGCCATCCACGTTGCTGCTAACCTTGTTGTTATCGGTTGGGCTGTTCTTCTTTATTCGGGCTTCGACTAAAGACCGCACACAAACAGCACAACTGATATCTGAGCAAGATGAAGCCGTCTTTATGCCTAAATTGCAAGATTATTTTCAATCTCGGTCTTACCGAGTGGTAGGGATAGACAAAGCACACAACCAAGTAACTTTTGAAGGGTTTGTCAAACCTAGTATCTTTCTAGCTGTGTTTTTAACCCTACTAGCTGCTGTTGGTCTGGTTTGTCTTTCTTTAGTCCTATCGTTCCTTTTTCCCCAGTACAGCAATCTTTCTTTGGGGCTGTTGCTACTGTCGCCTTTGAGTGGTCTTTTTTATTGGCAGAAAGCTGGCAGACTGGAAAAGGTGTTTCTGAAGCTAGAACCAAACCTCAGCCAAAAGCAGCCATCTAGCAAAATTACTGTGACTGCCCATCGGGATGAAATTATTGAGTTGCAGAACGCCCTACAACTAAAAGGCGAATAA
- a CDS encoding DUF3155 domain-containing protein, translated as MARRRKRKSRRRQEGRRILEHVPQYSIESGEEKPVTAARKFIQAEGILPPALLLVKRNEHTTDRYFWAEKGLFGAQYVEENHFLFPSLRILESPAGSEPVAVGSR; from the coding sequence TTGGCAAGGAGACGTAAAAGAAAAAGTCGTCGTCGCCAAGAAGGACGGCGGATTTTAGAACACGTGCCTCAATATAGCATCGAAAGCGGCGAAGAAAAACCTGTGACAGCAGCCAGAAAATTCATTCAAGCTGAAGGTATCTTGCCACCAGCGTTGCTACTCGTAAAGCGAAACGAACACACTACAGACCGCTATTTCTGGGCAGAGAAAGGGCTGTTTGGCGCTCAATACGTAGAAGAGAACCATTTCTTGTTTCCGAGCCTGCGGATACTCGAATCTCCCGCAGGTTCAGAACCGGTGGCTGTGGGCAGTCGCTGA